A section of the Deltaproteobacteria bacterium genome encodes:
- a CDS encoding VacB/RNase II family 3'-5' exoribonuclease — protein sequence MENERLRDQAYWERWLRKNAERLRERLSTVKEWYREAGVEKGERRAFKAALKALEPDGRPAGRRGRRQPLRGKGPVPASDATAGSAPDRRSGDAGRTFEGRLRFTREGRPLVIPEDPAAQAVRIPGHSLAGAWPKDRVVVRIERRRGAAPPYGRVERILERGIRSFVGRYAPTENRSFVRFRDRESDLLLEADLPDGFRADPGELVLAEVTGYPERGREGRARVVRALGKSHTMETIALAVLSTLEIPVDFPEPVAKEAALVPQSVHPEHLEGGERREAGGPPARVDRRDLPFVTIDGEDARDFDDAVCLSPEGDGFRLHVAIADVGHYVSPRSPLDREAYIRGTSVYFPDRCIPMLPRELSEGVCSLKPGKNRLTMNVEVPIRPGGATGAPRFYPSVIRSRARLTYEEVHAFLSGTAGDMAWRKPTDGGIGAETGPMLRNMATAAGWLALARSARGALDFDLPEAKVAVEGGMPVSVAASERWESHRIIEEFMLVANAAVAEFLSRRGDPFLFRIHEEPAAEKVEEFEAVAGRLLRRSRATDRRDVASRLQAWADIARGGKYERPVHMMILRSLMLARYGPETKGHFGLALPRYTHFTSPIRRYPDLVAHRALKTALGDTSLAPYLRALASMGTEIGTHLSARERVAMDAERAVEQRAKALFMEGKVGRVFEGSVSSLSSSGFFVTLADWMVEGMVHVSTLRDDEYRFSADRMAWEGIYRRRTIALGDRVRVRVRRADPDRGEVDFLYVEKMTETP from the coding sequence ATGGAGAACGAGCGGTTGCGCGATCAGGCGTACTGGGAACGGTGGCTCCGGAAGAACGCGGAACGGCTGCGGGAGCGCCTTTCCACCGTCAAGGAGTGGTACCGGGAGGCGGGCGTCGAGAAGGGAGAGCGCCGAGCCTTCAAGGCCGCGCTGAAGGCGCTCGAACCGGACGGGAGACCGGCCGGAAGGCGCGGGAGGAGGCAGCCTCTCCGCGGGAAGGGACCGGTCCCCGCGTCCGATGCCACGGCGGGGAGCGCGCCCGACCGCCGAAGCGGGGACGCCGGACGGACCTTCGAGGGACGGTTGCGCTTCACCCGGGAGGGGCGCCCCCTCGTCATCCCCGAGGACCCTGCCGCCCAGGCGGTCCGCATCCCGGGCCACTCCCTGGCCGGCGCGTGGCCCAAGGACCGGGTGGTGGTGCGTATCGAGCGCCGGCGCGGGGCCGCCCCGCCCTACGGGAGGGTGGAGAGGATCCTGGAGAGGGGAATCCGGTCCTTCGTCGGTCGATACGCCCCCACGGAAAATCGATCCTTCGTCCGTTTCCGCGACAGGGAGTCCGACCTTCTCCTCGAGGCGGACCTCCCCGACGGATTCCGCGCGGACCCGGGGGAGCTGGTCCTCGCGGAGGTGACCGGTTACCCGGAGCGGGGGCGCGAGGGGCGGGCCCGCGTCGTGCGGGCCTTGGGAAAATCCCACACGATGGAGACGATCGCCCTTGCCGTCCTGTCGACCCTGGAGATCCCGGTCGACTTCCCGGAGCCCGTGGCGAAGGAGGCGGCCCTCGTCCCGCAGTCGGTCCACCCGGAACACCTCGAAGGCGGCGAACGGCGGGAGGCCGGCGGTCCCCCGGCGCGCGTGGACCGGAGGGACCTTCCGTTCGTCACCATCGACGGCGAGGATGCGCGCGATTTCGACGACGCCGTCTGCCTGTCGCCGGAGGGGGACGGCTTCCGCCTTCACGTCGCCATCGCGGACGTGGGGCACTACGTTTCACCGCGGTCCCCGCTCGACCGGGAGGCGTACATCCGGGGCACGAGCGTCTATTTTCCCGACCGGTGCATTCCCATGCTCCCGCGCGAACTGTCGGAGGGCGTGTGCAGCCTGAAGCCGGGGAAAAACCGCCTCACGATGAACGTGGAGGTCCCGATTCGTCCGGGGGGGGCGACCGGCGCCCCGCGCTTCTACCCCTCGGTGATCCGGAGCCGGGCGCGCCTGACCTACGAGGAGGTTCACGCGTTCCTGTCCGGCACCGCCGGGGACATGGCGTGGCGGAAGCCGACCGATGGAGGGATCGGAGCGGAGACGGGACCGATGCTCCGGAACATGGCGACCGCGGCCGGATGGCTCGCACTGGCGCGCTCGGCCCGCGGCGCGCTGGATTTCGATCTGCCGGAAGCGAAGGTGGCCGTGGAGGGAGGGATGCCGGTGTCGGTCGCGGCATCCGAGCGGTGGGAGTCGCACCGGATCATCGAGGAGTTCATGCTGGTCGCGAACGCCGCGGTGGCGGAGTTCCTGTCCCGCCGCGGCGACCCGTTCCTCTTCCGGATCCACGAGGAGCCCGCCGCGGAGAAGGTGGAGGAGTTCGAGGCGGTGGCGGGCCGCCTCCTCCGGAGGTCCAGGGCGACCGACCGCCGGGATGTGGCCTCCCGGCTCCAGGCCTGGGCGGATATCGCGAGGGGGGGAAAGTACGAGCGCCCCGTCCACATGATGATCCTGCGCAGTCTCATGCTCGCCCGGTACGGTCCCGAGACCAAGGGGCACTTCGGCCTGGCGCTTCCGCGGTACACCCATTTCACGTCGCCGATCCGACGATACCCCGACCTCGTGGCGCACCGGGCGCTGAAAACGGCGCTGGGAGACACGAGCCTCGCGCCGTACCTCCGGGCGCTCGCTTCGATGGGGACCGAGATCGGAACCCACCTCTCCGCCAGGGAGCGGGTGGCGATGGACGCCGAGCGGGCCGTGGAGCAGCGCGCCAAGGCGCTCTTCATGGAGGGAAAGGTGGGCCGCGTCTTCGAGGGATCCGTCTCCTCGCTGTCGTCTTCGGGCTTCTTCGTCACCCTGGCGGATTGGATGGTGGAAGGGATGGTCCACGTATCCACCCTGCGCGACGACGAGTACCGGTTCTCCGCGGACCGGATGGCGTGGGAGGGGATCTACCGGAGGCGAACGATCGCTCTGGGCGACCGTGTCCGGGTCCGCGTCCGCCGGGCCGACCCGGACCGCGGGGAAGTGGATTTCCTATATGTTGAAAAGATGACGGAAACTCCCTAA